The Sesamum indicum cultivar Zhongzhi No. 13 linkage group LG9, S_indicum_v1.0, whole genome shotgun sequence genome segment AAGTAAATACAAAACTTACCAGGAAGGTCCAATAAGCAGTTTGCTTCTGGATCTTCTGCATGATCATCCAATAAGAACCGACTTACAAGGGCCTGGCAAAAcaagaaacatatatatatcagttaataaaaatgagtatCATAAGACAGCCCAAAGTACCATTACCCAAGAGAAAGTTACAGAGAACTGCTATTTCTGTAGAACTCACAATAGCAATCTCACAGATAACAAATGAGGAAACCGAGATTACACcccaaaaactgaaaaatgtAACAGAAAGTTCACAGCATAATCATTAAATAAGTTAGTTCAAGACATAGATCTACATTAAGTTGCAGTTGTCATGAACAATTATTAATTGCATGATAAAAATAGGAGACAACAGCTCACCTGGATGTAGTAATTTGTTCCGCCTACTATAACAGGCAAGCAATTGCGAGAGCATATCTCATCGATAAGCTAAAAACACAATTAAATGCCAAAAGATTAGACAATAGAACTGCAGCAGAACAGCAAGGTTTCTCAAGTACAGATTATACACAAGCACATATTTCATGCTCTATCCATAGATACTATTTCATGTACTTAAAGACTACATACAGCTTTGACCTGTGTTTCCACCATGTCCCTCAAACTAAGGAACTCTGTTATTTAAAGCACAGACTGTCAGTCTACAACTAATTTCTAGACGGGATCGTTTAATGTTCAGTAAAGTGGACAATCCAAGGACTACTGTTATAGGTAACAAACTCTCAAGAAAGGTGAAGCTTTTTCTGAATCTTACTCAAAATACACACCTAAGAAGCTTGGACTTGACTTATCCAACAAAAATTTACCTGCTAATCATTCACAAATACAGAGACAGGTAATCatacaagaaaaagagtagCTTCCTCTGAAACTCTCCCAAGAAAGATATGAGGACAACAAGAAACGagcaaaaaacacaaaaccaaagCGCTAGATTGGTATTATCATATCGAGAGGACTTTTTGCTCACCGTTACAGCGGAATCCCGGAAATCTTTAGCAGTGAATTCAACATTTGGGCTAACTGTGCCCAGCAGATGATGGGGCACTCCTGTCAACATAAGAAAAGGCATAATCTACAGCACTAACAAACCAACAATGCAATAACACCAACGCCATTAAAGCTATCGCAGAAATTATAGTAAAGGCTAGATATAAGCACCCCACAGAATCAAGCATGAAAGAAACAGAGCAAGAACCTTTCTGCTCATGAACGGGAACTTTATTGGTAAGAACATCCAACCCTCGGTAAACCTACAATGAGTTGCAGTAATTAACAACTACAACAagaacataatatatatgttcttttgATTAATCACTTTCCTCCCTCGGTCTCCTTCAAGAATTTCCACAACAATTGTCTATAAATATAAGTGGGTTATGTCAGAAACATAGAAAAAGCGATACCTGCATGGAATCAGCGTTGATAATTTCAATGGGGAAATGGGAAGCAAGGTCTATGGCTAATTTGGATTTGCCCGAACCCGTGGCACCCATTATCACCACAATCTTGGGCTTTGAATTCGGGTCCGGATTCTGGTTAGCGCCCGCTAGTTGCAATTTGGGCGTGCTTTCAGTTTCCATTCTTGTGCTTTAgacgctctctctctctctctctctctctccgcCGTAGAAGCACCGGCGAGTTTTTACAATTGGTGGGAGGGAGGAAAGATTAATGGGCCTAACAAAGGGAAAAAACACAAATGGCCCAGAAAGCTTTTATGGGCTTAGTAACTGGGCCGTATAAAAATTTGTCactatatgtataaaattaaaatacatatcaCTTTTTCAATATACGCTGTTAAGCCtgttattgatattttaatttagagtAGATTATGAAACGGTTTCTTCTTAAATTTGTCgtaatcataaaaatactttatttttatttcgaGGTGTTCATTAGACAATCGATAATTTCAAgcgatatttataattatgataaattttttttaaaaaaaacttttgataatttatcatttaatttaatgatacATGATAACACCTTTTTTTCTGTACAACGATACCTTACACATGATCAGACTTacttttaatgtaattacagAAAGAATACGTCTTCTATAATCCTCTCaaaatagaaagagagagagataaaactttgaattgaaaaaaaaaaaaaaacattaaaagaaGCTTAAtacaagattttaaaaataataataacgaAAAACTAAAAGACAAGATAAACACAAGCCCAcgaccaaaaaaacaaaaaagaaaaaaaaaaaaaagacaatacTATTAATTAGTACAAGCTGGAAACATTACAACAAAAGATCCAATGATAAGCAGAGATAGCAGTGAACTGATGTTGAAGTTGTTGATTTGTTGATGAAGGAGTTGGTCTATATGTTGTTGCAAAGCTCCTCCAGTTTCTCCAACCTCAATTTCTCACTTTCAGTTACCAACTGTACCTCCAACATTTCAGCAAACAATGTCATTAAGAACAAGGAAATAATTCTCTTCATAACGTAGTCTGTAAAATTCAACTATATATTGTTTTCAGACATAATGTTCTAATTACCTCCAATAGCTTCCCAATCAGCTGACCCTTTTCCTTGTTCTTCTCATTAAAAGCTTCAATCGCttctttatattctttttcctgCAATCACATTTTCAAGGATCGTCGCAGTCATTGCATTGCGTGACAGACGTCAACGTAATGTATATGTACTTATTATGTGACTCGACCAGACtccaattaataaaatatcctGACTGAAAGAAAATTACGATGCATCACCTTCTTCCGACAGCTCTGTCCCAACGGCTTCAAGTCTCGATTAATAAGATCAATCCTCTTGCGGATAACTGCAACTTCCTTCCTCATTGGATCAGCCAAAGCTTCAATCTCCTACTAGGTTTCAGTTTAACATACATTAATTGATCAAAGATCTATCAAACTATATACTCACATGCACGCATGTATGTAAATAAAACATCTATtcttacattatatttttgtgggGCCATACTAAATCACTTTTCTTAAACTGTACCTaaatcacatgacaagtgcGTATATTATATGTATCATGTAATTGTCGCTAGTAAGGTGGAACTGAGTCTGAAGTACTTACTCCACGAATTTCAGCCAGACGCTTTGTTTCTTCCTCCATGCGGCCTAACTGAGCAAG includes the following:
- the LOC105169987 gene encoding uncharacterized protein LOC105169987 yields the protein MTSKKQGQQQMLLMKNSGTIDNIVSPLLDECTDKEMTNSALTTFRAMEEEIERRKIEVRGKVLAQLGRMEEETKRLAEIRGEIEALADPMRKEVAVIRKRIDLINRDLKPLGQSCRKKEKEYKEAIEAFNEKNKEKGQLIGKLLELVTESEKLRLEKLEELCNNI